In the genome of Altererythrobacter sp. TH136, one region contains:
- a CDS encoding M56 family metallopeptidase, with amino-acid sequence MSWLLDTLVWTGVLIAAVLLIRRPVARQFGAKAAYALWFLPLLRLALPPIVLPAWLAPAPPVAETMPASMAVAALPAVPEPVASAAAFDWSALIGALWLAGAVGYIVLRLASYIRLRRELFRDARTVGQTSSIRLIETPATRSPLAFGVFSKVIALPPGFMAWTDRRARDLALSHELAHHRAHDLLFNFLALPLFALHWFNPLSLLGWRAMRRDQEAACDVRVVEHRGASDRAAYALLIASAVAGPRGALAAPMACPVLGDKSIVQRLRNLTMTTPSQNRRRLGAALVGASVLLVPLTGSISYAHDEALAPPLPPAAPPAPPAPDAPIAPEAPDAPAAPLSAAYAIPPVPDAPQPPAAPLPAAAVAPSAPAVVRVDQRSSDAQQRRREIRVTRIDHETRMDGRSLKELEGLAARLSHLGKEIEQSIVVPEIDVDRITAESRRAARVASAVAPHAAAGAARAAAVAPRATAVAVKCDSQEAVGTRAASMCRRMATAHAVSGLRAARAQIARQRDMSEETRDTILDQLDDEIERLQATR; translated from the coding sequence ATGAGCTGGCTGCTCGACACCCTCGTGTGGACCGGCGTGCTGATCGCCGCGGTCCTGCTGATCCGCCGGCCGGTGGCCCGGCAGTTCGGTGCCAAGGCGGCTTATGCGCTGTGGTTCCTCCCCCTGCTGCGCCTGGCGCTGCCGCCGATCGTCCTGCCCGCCTGGCTCGCACCGGCGCCCCCGGTGGCCGAGACTATGCCGGCGAGCATGGCGGTCGCCGCACTGCCAGCGGTTCCCGAACCTGTCGCCAGCGCGGCCGCTTTCGACTGGAGTGCCTTGATCGGTGCGCTGTGGCTCGCCGGGGCGGTTGGTTACATCGTGCTGCGGCTGGCCTCGTACATCCGGCTGCGGCGCGAGTTGTTCCGTGACGCGCGGACCGTTGGACAGACGAGCTCCATTCGCTTGATCGAGACGCCCGCAACCCGTTCGCCGCTCGCGTTCGGCGTGTTCAGCAAGGTTATCGCGCTGCCCCCCGGATTCATGGCGTGGACCGACCGCCGCGCGCGCGACCTGGCGCTATCGCACGAGCTTGCGCACCACCGCGCGCACGACCTCCTGTTCAATTTTCTCGCCCTGCCGCTGTTCGCGCTGCACTGGTTCAATCCGTTGTCGCTGCTGGGGTGGCGCGCGATGCGCCGCGATCAGGAGGCGGCGTGCGACGTGCGGGTTGTGGAACACCGGGGCGCATCCGACCGGGCCGCCTACGCGCTGTTGATCGCCTCCGCTGTAGCCGGTCCTCGGGGAGCCTTGGCGGCGCCGATGGCCTGTCCCGTCCTGGGCGACAAATCGATCGTCCAACGCCTGAGGAACCTGACGATGACCACTCCTTCCCAGAACCGCCGCCGCCTGGGCGCGGCGCTTGTCGGCGCCAGCGTGCTGCTGGTGCCGTTGACCGGTTCGATCAGCTATGCGCACGACGAAGCGTTGGCGCCGCCGTTGCCGCCGGCAGCTCCGCCCGCGCCGCCTGCACCTGACGCTCCCATCGCGCCGGAAGCACCCGACGCTCCCGCGGCCCCGCTTTCCGCGGCCTACGCTATTCCCCCGGTGCCGGACGCTCCCCAGCCGCCCGCAGCGCCGTTGCCAGCGGCCGCCGTCGCCCCGTCCGCACCCGCCGTGGTTCGCGTGGATCAACGCAGCTCAGACGCACAGCAGCGTCGGCGCGAGATCCGGGTCACGCGCATCGACCATGAAACACGAATGGATGGGCGTTCCTTGAAGGAACTGGAGGGGCTCGCAGCGCGCCTCAGCCATCTGGGTAAAGAGATCGAGCAGTCGATCGTGGTCCCGGAAATCGACGTTGATCGGATCACTGCCGAATCGCGCCGCGCTGCGCGTGTTGCCTCCGCTGTTGCTCCACACGCCGCCGCCGGCGCTGCGCGAGCCGCCGCTGTCGCTCCGCGTGCTACGGCGGTCGCGGTGAAATGCGACAGCCAGGAAGCGGTTGGCACGCGCGCTGCCAGCATGTGCCGCCGGATGGCGACAGCTCACGCAGTCAGCGGCCTCCGCGCTGCACGAGCGCAAATCGCCCGTCAGCGCGACATGAGCGAAGAAACCCGGGACACGATTCTCGATCAGTTGGACGATGAGATCGAGCGGCTGCAAGCCACTCGCTGA
- a CDS encoding BlaI/MecI/CopY family transcriptional regulator produces MSDETDPRPERISEAEHAVMEALWDKSPLSAADVCDAVCEDRGWSMPTVKTLLGRLVGKGAIDTTPDGRRFLYTPVIARADYVGSESKRLVTRLFGGRAAPLIAHLAENEALTEEDLTEIEALLKELRR; encoded by the coding sequence GTGAGTGACGAGACCGACCCGAGACCTGAACGCATCAGCGAGGCCGAACATGCCGTGATGGAAGCGTTGTGGGACAAGAGCCCGCTCAGCGCCGCCGACGTGTGCGACGCGGTCTGCGAGGACCGCGGATGGTCGATGCCCACCGTCAAGACGCTGCTCGGTCGCCTGGTGGGCAAGGGCGCGATCGACACCACTCCTGATGGCCGCCGCTTCCTCTACACCCCGGTCATTGCCCGCGCGGATTACGTGGGCAGCGAATCGAAGCGCCTCGTCACGCGCCTGTTCGGAGGCCGCGCAGCGCCGCTGATCGCGCATCTCGCGGAGAACGAAGCGCTGACAGAGGAGGATCTCACCGAGATCGAAGCGCTGTTGAAGGAGCTTCGGCGATGA
- a CDS encoding transcriptional regulator gives MTEPAISFGPFVLDAADRRLLRAGEPVEVSARYFDALALLVSEGGRLVTKERFHEEVWRGIPVTDEALTQCIRSLRRALDDDAAAPRFIETVPRHGYRFIAPLTGAPAPGPAARHSPPVVHDIAQDTAAAALGGASAGIVGGLLYLTLGLISPSMGTASTLLVLVSMNLLLGLAGGGAVGLGVSLMRRGGDAVWRAALGGTAGGLLVGAVAHMIGTDLFELLFGRSPGAVTGAAEGAVMGLAVGVSFATAMGLGYERQVLGAATGLLSGAIAGVALVATGGKLMAGSLAELAQQFPDSRLGMGRAGAMLASAGEPQWMIALATVIEGALFAGGVVGALLVVRRLRISGR, from the coding sequence ATGACCGAGCCTGCGATTTCCTTCGGACCGTTTGTGCTCGATGCGGCCGATCGCCGCCTGCTGCGCGCCGGCGAACCGGTGGAGGTGTCCGCCCGCTATTTCGATGCCCTTGCCCTGCTGGTGAGCGAAGGCGGGCGGCTGGTCACCAAGGAACGGTTCCACGAGGAGGTTTGGCGCGGCATCCCCGTGACGGATGAGGCGCTGACCCAGTGCATCCGCTCGCTGCGGCGCGCCCTCGATGATGACGCCGCCGCCCCCCGATTCATCGAAACCGTTCCGCGGCATGGTTATCGGTTCATCGCTCCGCTGACCGGAGCGCCGGCACCGGGGCCTGCCGCGCGACATTCCCCGCCGGTCGTGCATGATATCGCGCAGGACACCGCGGCTGCTGCTTTGGGAGGAGCCAGCGCGGGGATCGTGGGCGGGCTGCTGTACCTCACGCTGGGTCTGATCAGCCCGTCGATGGGCACGGCCTCCACTCTGCTCGTGCTGGTCAGCATGAACCTGTTGCTCGGACTGGCTGGAGGCGGCGCGGTCGGTCTTGGCGTGTCCTTGATGCGGCGGGGCGGCGACGCCGTGTGGCGGGCCGCGCTCGGCGGGACGGCGGGCGGCCTGCTGGTCGGCGCGGTGGCTCACATGATCGGCACCGACCTGTTCGAGCTGCTGTTCGGACGCTCACCCGGCGCGGTGACTGGCGCTGCGGAAGGAGCTGTCATGGGACTGGCCGTAGGCGTGTCCTTCGCAACCGCCATGGGCCTGGGATACGAGCGGCAGGTTCTGGGCGCGGCGACCGGCCTGCTGTCTGGTGCGATAGCGGGCGTGGCATTGGTGGCGACGGGGGGCAAGCTCATGGCCGGCAGCCTGGCCGAACTGGCGCAGCAATTCCCCGACTCCCGCCTTGGAATGGGCCGCGCGGGGGCGATGTTGGCGTCAGCCGGGGAGCCGCAATGGATGATCGCGCTGGCCACTGTGATCGAAGGCGCGCTGTTCGCCGGGGGCGTGGTCGGCGCCTTGCTCGTCGTGCGCCGCTTGCGGATTAGCGGCCGCTAA